From the genome of Perca fluviatilis chromosome 8, GENO_Pfluv_1.0, whole genome shotgun sequence:
TCCATCAGTGAGTACCACTTCCAGGACGCAGCGGTTGCCTCACCCCCCTCCGTGCTGACCCCAGTTCTGGGGCATTTCAGATCCTACGGACAACAGAAAACACTCCAATTTAAGatcaaaacaaactaaaattaaaTGCTTACACCCTTAGGGCTGATTAACTCACAATTATTCTGACAGTTTACCGACCTTGTATTTTTGTTTCAGGttctcccatttttttttttttaaatgggggtAACCTTGTCTTTAAGCCCTCGACTTTTAACGTACGCCCTAATGAAAATACAATTTGTATGAGGCTAGCAATGTAAAATATAGGTCCACAGTACAATATATAACGATAGGAAGATATGATATACATTTACTTACTCGTATCCATTCAGGGCAGCATTGCGCTTGCCCGTAAAGCTGGTTGCGTTCACCGTCCTCCACTGAATGAGGGACCTTGTGTCCTCGTCTGTCCCTAACGATTATATAAGTCAGATCAGGACAGAAACAGCACTGTTAACACGTTATAACATTACATGCATTAACGTACTGCAACATTACTGCTTATATGTAATGCATATTTACAAGATCACACATCTAACGCTAAATCTTCTACAGTGAGGACGACAGTGTGGCTAGTTAACCTCATTTATGGCGTAATTAgagtatttacagtttgaatttcgtcacgccacttatgtaacatctaccccaaggtctaataaagctaacaatggtgtcggATTTTTTTTGTGAACATCAGGGGTATAGAAGTAACTTCATACTCTTTAACTGTGCCGCTGTAAGATAACTAGCTAAGGTTAGCTAAAGCTAGCTTGATAGCACGTCAAATTACGGTACATATAAACGTTATAATTCGCGGTACAAAAATCATCACAGAGTGCAAAATGACCTTAATATACATAAACGGGTGGCTTATATGTTATACAAGTATAGCAAAATGATTAAAACTTACATTTGTAATGCTCGGTCGCTGTCGCGTCTTTGGCCGCCATTATCCAAAgctttttaaacttttgttAGCTCCGCCCCTTCCGCTACGTAGCAAAGATGGCGACCGTTGAGTGTGGAAAGTGTCCATTGATCCACACTCAACTTTTTCACCGTTATGAGTGCACCATCCGGGCACTTGTAGTGCACTGCATTTACCACACTTCGACGAGTGAAATTTTGAGTGCACTCAAATAGTTAGTATAAGTACAGAAGTGTGCGATTTGAGACACAccaaatgttttctgttgagatgctgaagcattgacgtcgtgctattattgtggtaagctagttcgatttttgcagtagacatactgtagagagttttcgttttaattacgtttgaactgattccaaactttggacactttctgtaatTTTCTCCAGCCGGTCTCTTCTCTTaacccctcgctatttacgctcagCATGTGTCgccgccagcagcagactgagcagcatctggtgtgcgacagtaataatgatccgtgcggaaacacagtcgTCAgcatacaacgttggtaacattgatttaacgaagcttcgaggcaagtcattttgcgtcggatttttttttatcaaattattcgaggaatcgtttcagtcCTAAacaatatgtttttgttttgttatgaaaaatattcaaatgtatgtaaaaaaaatacaacagaactagttttgtgtgttttaatgggTCGCCTCTTCTAATTAAAACGAAACTGTTTAAACCATAGAATAAGGATCAAACAATTAGGAAGCCTTGGAACGTAGGTGATTGCTATGGTAACAACAGGCAGACTCTCTGGGCTGccttcagcagctaacgttagctagctggctttTTAGACAATGTACCATGGATGGATGTGTTAAGCAATGTACTGTTAAAAGTTACCGTGACAAAAATGGCTTCTCTTTAAAGtggtatggacagttttcttgGATGGAATCCAGTCTAAATAAGGACGAGCTTTTCTGCAGCATGTGCAGACCACTCCCCAGTGGAGTTGACAGCCCATCAGCCAGAGAGGAGTTTGTTTGAGTGATGCCCTCACAGAGGTAACATTAAGTAAAAGctgttgttgcatttgtttttaaatgaatgaaataaatgattaaataataaaaataataaaacgtGTTTCATGCTTCTTGTGTTATTATTTAAGTAACCTAGTAACCTTCCTATTTAGTAAGAAATGATGAACACTGATGATGGCTTCTAGCTAAACGCAtttgtgttttgcccacatCAAATAAGATAACTTATCTGTGAGTGACGTAGTTTTTCTTTGATCCGGTCATTGCCGTGGACTTGACAGTGTCTAAGATTTGGCGCCTTGCTGGCTgcttttcattatatctttaataatttaaacaatgctaggctggaagttttcattctttaaTTTTCTTTCACTGCTCGTAGTGCGTTAGCTGCTCATGATCTGACCATAGTCCTGAAGCATATGATAGGATATGTTACATGTGCGATTTttgtctgatgtaggctattctaTGTCATGCAGTATGTAATTTAGATGCCTTCTCTGCTGTTTGGGTTCATGATTAGTTgccactttgtgcaataaaatggTTAATTTTATAACCGTGCTGTGCAGAGCCAATGCTGCTGGTTCTGCCGGTGCAAATATATTTGAGCCTGAATAGGATCGACAGGTTTTTGTCTATTGTTGTGTACAACATTTTTAGACTGGCAGTTTTGTTGGTTGAGcatgttggagacagtactgctattgccgttgtaatgcagtatgttggaaggtaaaattgttgccttttttttttagattgtcctttttgctacttctacatctttttgaaaatggcctACTCACTTTTGTACTGGCCTGCCCAAATACTACTTCTGCCTACGCCACTGTGGtaaggtggtgaactgaagttagacggcagaaagtaaatgtgggaataacgataacttgtaatattttcaagtattgatgcctcacacaTGTTTTTTCTCAAcatatcatccacgttatcATGAAgataaatccagcagtgttatttgggcttgtactgagtgataattgttccataaacaccttgtaaaatccaactcaaatcttaaatcaaaactCGTTCTTAATATTGAATCGGTGCTGTCTCactcacattgtccgctacggagagcaggaggaggagatcgCCCGacgcatggaatacaggatagcatcaaataccctagcattagataacggcataacacagtgtaaatacgcgtaatgctgcatgatggcactgaaggactacgctaatggaagaatcaggagagaatgagacttcagggaccatgacgatgactggctaatatgctgatttaaattccctaaagctgtGCTGTTGGATCTacgtactgaattgggtccagtagagagggcaacgcgccggaaccgtgccatcccggttcATCCCGGTCCATCCCggtccatcccggtccaaatacaggtccttgccactctgggggcaaccggctgtttccagcgGTAAATAGCAGACAACTAAGTGTTTGTTATAAATATTACAATCTTCAaatttatcactaaggcttgtttggatataatatatagttatgTTAAATATTATCataggtctggtatatcgaagctgtccccgagtgctgtaatgcctgccgttttggatggtattattaatataggtagtctatagatcaggttaccctacactgtgcgagaataggccgaaattataataaTCTGTGGGATGGAGCCTGGTCAGCCCTCAAGAATACATGGTAAAGGGATCAGAGTATTagactgatgatgatgaggagtggGACAGAATTTATAAGAATTTTAAAACTATGTCACACGATGTGAGGGTGCGCCTCATTCAGTTCAAGATTATGCATCGCTTCTATTGGACTCCCTCCAGATTGTTTGGACTTGGTTTGAACGACAcaccaaattgttggaaatgtaagacagaggacagccaattacttcatgtcctattgtcctgtgataaggtccaggaattttggaccaggatacatgataacctatgtcgGAATGCATGGACCCAAGTTCCATTCAacccaagattatttgttcttGGAGATAGATCAATCCTAAACAGAAtagataagcacataagaagtTGGGTCCAAACTAGTTttatgatagccagacagattattttgaCGATGGAGGAATGAAAAGGTGCTGTCAATTCAGGAGTGgacttgtgagatggctagggtggcaATATTTGAAAAGATGTCATATAAACGTTTTTTACAGATTCCAGGATGTCTACACTAGGTATTTGTACTTAAGCTTTCTGGGGGGCTCCTGaaaagctttgtgctggggagagacatGTATGGATTTATAGTGTATGATAGGGGAAAACATACATGTACCATAACCTTAGtagaataaaatacaacaaccacacattctctaaaacaaaaatattggtAATGCACAGTTATAAGCCATTGCGTTCGTAGATATCTGCACGTTAAATCCTGAGGAAAGTTCTTATGGTCTTCTGTCCTTATACTGATGTCTTGACAAATACTGAAAACAATAAGGATTTAAAACCTGTgacctatatatttttttctatttatttaaagTGAATGGAAAACAATGGTGCTGGCTGTCTGACTTACCTCACAGAAGCAGCGGAAGTGACATCACTGCCATCCCTATTAGATtatcaataaacagtaatttgGGAAAACGTCTAGAATGGGTTCCTgattagctcacctggtagagcgtgcgcccatatgtTTTTGCCTTGacgcagcggctgcaggtttgactgtgacctgtggccctttgctgcatgtcattccccctctctcatccttttcacatcttcagctatCCTAAATAAAGGCCTgtaaatgcccaaaaaaatatcTTATTTGATTTTGGTGCTATAGTGCTTTCAAAAGATATTGGTTAAGGTGATCAATTGAGCAAACAAACCAAACCCAAGGCTTAAAATTCTAGTTCTGTCACATTATGTAATGCTGAGAATGTAGCAGGTTGTGTTGTCAGTGTATTGTGGGAGGGTGTGATTAAGCTGATTCGAGGTTGATGGCCTTTATAAACATGGAACAGCGCACAGCGTGGTGAGAGACAAGTTATCAAGACTACAGGTATGACTTTTAAATTACAGTTACTGTAATTTCGCCTAGCatttatgttttccttttcAATTTCTTCAAACTAATCTGTGCCCCTAGGCCATTTTTTTCTCTGCATGTTTGGAAAGGGGTATATAAACTCTTTATCCCCTCTGAACAAGCTATTTTAAGTTTCTAAAACGGGCATATTTGCTCAATGTGTTGCTCATGTTTGATGTTTTGTTCAAACAAATTGTGATAGCCTGTTGCACATGACAGGCAGTCAAAGCTTTAATTGCATTGCAAAGATTTGTAATCATCTGTATACCAGGTACTCCCTGTAAACTTCTTTGCCTGATGGCATTTTTAATAGGCTGTCCTGTTGTAGTTGAAATGTGATTAtaaaaaaatgggaaaacagTTTGATGGGGAAAAGGCACATGAAGATCATTTGCAATGGTGTGaacataataaaaagaaaaaaataccagAAAGTAGTTTAATGGGCTTTCCTTGAATTGAAAAATAATTGAAATGTTATAAACAAAATGGGGAATATATATACCACATTCTCcatatttttttctcacttcattaataacatttaaatcACAAGATCTTTTAGGTATCCTTTTTTGctagataaaatatttttattattaattaattcttATTTTATGTCAAACTACATGTATCCTCTATTCTTAACCTATATTTGCTAATGTTTCTGTCttcttatttttctattttgttaTGTTAATGGTTAGTCTCTAATAATTGATGATTCCTACTTTAGGGAAAACCTCTGGTATCCAATATATAACATTTGTTTCTGATTTTTGTTTAAGCCATAGCCTCcttttgcttatttaaattcAATTAAATCCTATcggattattttatttttctgtcctTAAAATGAAATGCTACTTTCATAGCAAATATTATTGTGAATTCAAATGTATGTGGAGACtgagtatgaaaaaaaaagaagatttaTGATGATAACTTCACAGTTGCAAAAAACCCAGTTTCAACACATCATTTGTTTCTTATGATGAAACAAACCCCATCAAACTCAACCAAAGGTACCTTCTCTCTCAATCTCAGTTTACAGATGTGCAGACTGAGAGCATGAACACTTTGCATTTTTAGAATTAGGACTTACAAAATAATGCTTTATAAGAGGCATTGATTGGTAACACGTGAAaaagatataatatatataatataagctAACTGGTACAATAATGGACATTGAAATGGACAGAGGGTCTGAAACAAATAGGTCAAGTTGAAGGGAGTGTACATACCATAAATATCCATGTTTGGAATGATTAGAGATAACAGAGTGAATGGAATAACAGTCCAAACAAATACAGCTGTTATCAGACAaaattttcacactttttttcctttgaaGATGATAAAATTTATCTCTGGCTGCTGGGAACTCAGTGAGTTTACATGTAATGTGTATGAGCTGACGGAGCTGATTTTTTTAGGACATTTTTTTAGGAATCATGGCAATATGGCTTTTCTTCATTTTGCCATGTTGCACTATCCTCTTTGTAGTGTCTTGGTCTAGATAAATTTAGTTTTACTGTTACTAGTGGCGGATGCAGAACCTCACAGATGGGTGGGCCTAGATTAAGTCGAGGTGGGCCTGAATCTAGGCAGTTGTCCCGAATCACATAGTTCCCGAATCCAGGAAATTATACTAAAGCAGCGGCGTTCTAGGCGTTTTTGCGTTTCTAGGAAGGCGAAGGAATGTCCCGCCCTTATccacctctgattggctggtaccCGCTGCCTTCGTTTAttggattggttaggtttaggcatgaggaAGGCGATTGGTTAATGTTAGGGTGAGAATACCAgagtaagccaatcagaggtagGGTAGGGCGGGACATGGCTTCGCCCTCCTAGGAAACATTCGCCTGCGTTTGTGCGTCTCTTTCTGGACTGGTTTAAACCGACAGAAAATTGCCGGAGCTTGTACTTCTGACCTGCGGGGAGAAATACAGCCTTCACCCCGCACACAGTGAGAGTTTACACACCCAGCTGCAGACATTCACTCCCTGTACTATGTCCACTTTCTGTGTGCAGACTCAGAGCCTCAGCAAAAATGAGTGAGTGCAACTTGTTTAGCCATACTAAAGCAAAATCAAGATACCATGACACTTCTAGCGAACCTTACCGTTGTTCGTGCCAGATAGCTATAGTGCTACAATGATGTTGCATTGACCAatgaaaacaccaacacacTTAACTTTTTAAATAGTTATCAGGCTTACTTATAATGTTACTCTTTTTAACATGTTATagataaaatacaacacatacagtactaaTATCCATGTTTAACTTTACAgaatataattgtttttcttttgtgaatTTCTGATTGGGTGGGCTGCGCCTTGtgattttatatactgtatgtgtatttaATGTGTTTCATATGAGGGTTGAAATTAGATGTTATACTGGCCtatttttttgcacatttctttattttaaccaACATATTAAAATGTGTGTCTCCCAGAGGTTCCAAACTATTAAATCTCTCATGAAGCTGGTagtcagggctggactgggacaaaaaatgggccctggcatttttggcccaggcggcccatacccaccgtgattggttaGACCCATtctctgcagacagtcctcttaaaatatgtgtgcattctatgatatgagttgcctagtgttctgcgttcatgtgatagttttggatccttcaagaggggtctcaagacttatctgttgatcttacacttaaataattaaatacttcattcattcttagagtaatgatttgtatatttatagtatttttgttattttttattattgatattttatattgtattgtcattattgtttttattacgATTTTGCTGACAAGTGtatgctaaatacaataaccataacccttccgAAAAGCTActataaagctgagagtagtatatgccctggaaaagagctaaTTAAgcaattcaaggaacactgatgcttgtatcaacactgatcTTATAgttcacacagacttttcagctacccaacaggttccgctagcattttcaatgtaagcttagcagttaggttacctgacagccactaactttaatgttacagccaaactacacacacacacacacacacacacacacacacacacacacacacacacacacacacacacacacacacacacacacaccctccctccctccctccctgagagtctgtgttaatttgcctactccttaccacgtcgtcatctactctctcttccatcttttcctcactcgctcccatggccctgtcatggtcactctcctcctcctcggcttttTCCCTGTCATGATGCAGTTTCTGCtactctgtatagccagccacctctcctcctcctcctcggcttcaggtaatgctaatgttgaagcagctactacagccccaaacatgtcagatattttggcacattttgaggaatccgcctgtagattcttaatttTTATTCTCccgtaatttctctgcacctcccttgcactttggtggtcatttgtccattttaacgtggttgctaaacttccagcataactactacagctcgtgtctcagggccgggaggcgtggccatagtgggattcgtaaatttgcggcccggagtggggaagggggttcctggatttgattgggtcaggccagtgccaataatgaaaattaaacaatgggccgctgtgagttctttatgggccggcgcccaacaaaaaaaaggcctatttatcggcgattcggcccaaaagtgcatcggcccaccgggaaaatgcccggtatgccaaatggccagtccagccctgctggTAATATCCTGTGTGACATTGAGAGTGTATTGTTGACAGAGCTGTTTTATCTCTGCCTTCCTAAAATCCCACCACTGTCTCAGAGATTTAATATATTGTTTTCAGCTCCTAAAACCAGGTCTGAGTCTGGTAGACAACATAAAAACCTAAAAACAACCTAAAATTAGCATCACACTGGTAAAAAGTTCTTTTACAAGAGGATGTAGggtgtaaataaaataagatcAAATAAATGATAATCCTAAATGATTTGACAAGAGTCAGCTAGTAATATAATGAAGCCTAATAGTGATCCTTAAATTACACCACTTACACCAGCTAAGATATCAAACTGCCAATTATTGACTGAAAAAGTGGAATCTGATAGATTATAAACCAGTCTGGGATTGTGCTTTCAATACCAATTTCTTTCTAAAAACGGCCCACTGTGGAGTAAATTACTGCAGTAGTGTGTCTCAAAAGACCCTCACAAGACACATGATTCATTGCTGTGTAAATCCATGTCCCCAGATTAAAATGTTGCTGTTCCTCCCTCACAGCCTCCTGTGAAGCCATGGCCTCCAGTTGTCCCCTCCTGTTGTTGGTCCTGTGCAGTCTGACTGTGGCTGAAGCCCAGCTAAAGGTGTTTAACATGCGGGCAAGCAATCTTCCCTCCAGCATCCTGGGAACCACAGACAGCTATGTCAAGGGTTTCTGCGGCTCCGCCACTCTGGGTAAAACGTCTGTTCGCAACAACAACCCAAACCCCTGGTGGGAAGAGGTGTTCACCCACTTCAAGGCAGAGGAGAAAAACATACTGAGGCTTGAGGTTCATGACAGTGATTTTATCTTCGATGACCTGCTGGGAGTCTGCCAGCGTCAGATCAAGCTGGGAACTCATGAGCATGACTGCTTCCTGGAGAAAGGTGGCACGCTCCATTATACCTACACCCTCGGCTGAGACAGTCGTTAGGCATGTATAAATGTATCTGATGTTAAGTCTTTACATGCAGCTTCCAATTCTCTCAGACTGGCTGCGAGGAACATTATCATCCTAATAGACTAGCTGTGAGGGCCAAGGTTCTTTGTACCAGATCTATGATTCATCATTTAGGACAGAAAAATATTTACTCAAACTCAAAATGTAATCAGTAAACCTTGTTCTGGTGACTTTGTCACACTAAACCATTGGCTATTTTACTCTGTTTCCAAGGTTGTCAATAGCAAATAAACTGTACTGCAACAACCAAACTTGTGTGTTCTCAGTCATTTAGCATAATATTGTGGGTGTGACACATTAATAATTAGATTACCTATTCTATTTGAAAATAGTTTACCTTCTAAGGCTGACAGAGagcttagtttaaaaaaatccacatgaacatTATACAAGTTCTTACACATTCATGAGAATAGGGTACATTCAATGACAGTCTGGGCATCTGAACACTGGGAATTTTCACAGTGGGCCGCTTGACAAATGTGGCAGATGcaacacaatatatacacatttttaaataagcCCAGCCTccgtttaaataaaaataaccatGTGCTGCGTGGCTGATTGGCCCAGGCATGGGCGCCAGAGCCCTTATATGAGGGATGAAGCTGCCCGTTGATTACAgtcttcttgtttttgttaCAAAGTCTCTTTACTGACTGTAAAATATGAAGTTTGACTGCTCGTTTCCCAAGAAACTAGCACACCAAGCATGCCGTGTCATGTTTTGATTACAACTCATTATATTTACAAAGTTTATATTTTTAGGACTTTATTGTTAAAATACTCTGTGATAAGACATAGTTTTGAGAACATACAATTGGTTTGTGGATTCTGAAAGCTGAAGAtctaatgtttttaaaaaaatcttcTATAAATAGATGATAATGAAAAAGCAACTTTCTTAACTACAACGTGGGTTGCCCCTGCTACCTGGGGCTCTCTGGTTCGTAAACAGAAATTGCAAATACATGTAAGCATAAAGAGATCCTCAAGTTTAAATAAACGACTGGTTATTACTGGTTATAAACGGTTATTATTAAAGATGGCCCTTTATTATCAGAATAcagccctcagagtgtggatagacccctcatctacagtcccatggagagaaatagagcaaaacctcactggaagtctaagactgcaggACCTTGCCTTTACaggtgtgtccaaaaaagtgtatgctagcctatggccctattatcaccaacacgtTGACCAAATTttaacaggtggaggagcaattACGTTACTCCAATAAGTGGCActtgaacaccccaatttggcacaacatgcacttaatgtctggtaacaaaccttttgtttgtaaccagtggagtgacagaggtatttatactttataccagctattcaatgaggaaggtatgttaagttttgaagACTTGAGAGCTAGCTTTGAGGTCCCTAAGACATCCTTCTTCCTTGATCTTCgtttaagatcagccctaaaatgttatggagtaccatggggaaacagtcttgaggcgcacccaatcattaaatggcttgttgattctcctgtgagaggattgGTGTCCAgaatttatgctaaactgatgcaagtatccgtaggagaactcccaatagtaaagaaatgggagcaaTAGCTGAACCCTGAGGGtaacgtaattaattgggagacagtttgggacaacatttcccactgttccaagaacccaaatcaccagcagatccacttcaacatatgccataggacatattggacaccTCAGAAGAGATAAGTCTCAAAAGTCATAcccactccctattgcacaTTCTGTCaccctgaacaaactggaactttccagCATATGgcctgggagtgtgaacaggtgcatgagttctggaataaaacaacctcaataatatctgatgtgataggatgtcgacttcctactgacccgattgttttgttacataatgatgactctaaattacacctgcttgggagtcAGAGGaagatttggctagccggctcaaccgcaACCAAAAACATTATAGCTCAGTgctggctccccccccccccactcgctttgtattaaacagtggttggcgtacttcctagacatagttatgctcgagctctctacagcaaggattaacaaagccaagtcatcgactatagacctatggaaaaacgcagcagcacaggtatcggtcctggggcctcatttataaaaatgtgcgtagattctattctgaaagatttcagAATTTTTGTACGCAAAAActatattctgatttataacaccttgcggcgcacaccggtacgcactcttctcgttataaatacgacgtgcgttaccttatgcggtcgtgtacgagcctcacgctcctcccaaggtcgtcccatatttgtcctaataaggtccatgttaatcaatcaatgaatattccagccttgaaaggagcccttgatcaccaatcacgaaacggaaaaatggggagaaacacgattcagtgattgtgagatcgatgtgctcctaacagaggtagaacatcctctttggaagccgtaacccctgtgtagtgttcatattgttgttacgcagccttaatacttaacagatttagctcaattaccaatgatatacataatttattgttcatatttgccatttacccctgtgagatcacatttatgatcatatgatcattttcgttttttgtgtgAGAAAGGacattcaattattaaaaaggtaaaaaatagaaacaagattttggatcattattggtgcaaaacaggtgaaagtgcttgaaatgtgacaatttggtaacttgtattgtaactgtgtgggaatagcaggtgcagaaagacaacattcccacacacagacaccagacacgaccacataaagacgcacagacacacagacacagacacacacacacacacacacacacacacacacacacacacacacacacacacacacacacacacaaacacacacacacacacacacacacacacagcggaggaaaagcgcatttcctccgctgcacggagagtttgcggaaaactgggaatatttttacgcatggaaa
Proteins encoded in this window:
- the LOC120563902 gene encoding perforin-1-like — translated: MTSCEAMASSCPLLLLVLCSLTVAEAQLKVFNMRASNLPSSILGTTDSYVKGFCGSATLGKTSVRNNNPNPWWEEVFTHFKAEEKNILRLEVHDSDFIFDDLLGVCQRQIKLGTHEHDCFLEKGGTLHYTYTLG